The Peribacillus simplex genome contains a region encoding:
- the menD gene encoding 2-succinyl-5-enolpyruvyl-6-hydroxy-3-cyclohexene-1-carboxylic-acid synthase yields MNDRDALTAYAASFVDELAQNEVKHVVVSPGSRSTPLALLLVEHPDIEIHINVDERSAAFFALGLAKALKEPVGLLCTSGTAAANYYPAVIEAFYSRVPLIVLTADRPHELRDVGAPQAIDQIHLYGRHVKWFVEMALPESTDGMMRYARTVGARAVATAAAEPAGPVHLNFPLREPLIPDLEKAKEYRQNKMTPAVLIDSGERLLSASQIQAVATTLSQAKQGMIVCGELPHPEMKEAIIALAEKLAFPILADPLSQLRSGSHDKAVIIDAYDTFLRDETAKAAFRPEVILRFGAMPVSKPLLLFMKNQKQAITLVVDGGAGWREPAGLATNMIYCEEKDFCLKIADKIISSPDDDWLRLWQTVNGATKDALASVRDESELSEGKLFALLTDMMPLESTLFVGNSMPIRDLDTFFLNNGKGIKTMANRGANGIDGVVSTALGVSTVSKNTVLAIGDLSFFHDMNGLLAAKLQKQNITILLVNNDGGGIFSFLPQANEREHFETLFGTPHGLDFSHTSQLYGGKYSKVQSWDEFEKVFTESFEIQGLKIIEVPTERESNLQKHRNLWSFVSQEIKMVLDREIS; encoded by the coding sequence ATGAATGACCGAGATGCATTGACAGCGTATGCTGCTTCATTCGTCGATGAGCTGGCACAAAATGAGGTGAAGCATGTGGTGGTGAGCCCAGGTTCACGATCCACGCCCCTAGCTTTGTTGCTGGTGGAACATCCTGATATCGAGATTCATATTAATGTGGATGAGCGTTCGGCTGCTTTTTTTGCCCTTGGTTTGGCTAAGGCCTTAAAAGAACCTGTCGGACTTCTTTGTACGTCCGGTACAGCCGCAGCAAACTATTACCCAGCCGTCATTGAGGCTTTCTATTCAAGAGTGCCGCTTATTGTACTTACCGCTGACCGCCCGCATGAATTGCGTGATGTCGGAGCCCCGCAGGCGATCGATCAGATACATCTTTACGGGAGACATGTAAAATGGTTTGTCGAAATGGCACTTCCTGAAAGCACGGATGGGATGATGCGGTATGCCAGAACGGTCGGTGCAAGGGCAGTGGCTACAGCGGCAGCTGAACCTGCAGGGCCTGTACATTTGAATTTCCCGCTTCGTGAACCATTGATTCCGGATCTGGAGAAAGCAAAGGAGTACAGGCAAAATAAAATGACGCCTGCAGTGTTGATTGACAGTGGAGAACGGTTACTGTCCGCATCACAAATACAAGCTGTTGCAACTACATTGTCACAAGCTAAGCAAGGTATGATTGTATGTGGAGAATTACCGCATCCAGAGATGAAGGAAGCCATCATCGCATTAGCGGAAAAACTTGCTTTTCCTATACTGGCTGATCCCCTTTCCCAGTTAAGGAGCGGAAGTCATGACAAAGCCGTCATAATTGATGCGTATGATACGTTTCTACGCGATGAGACGGCAAAAGCGGCTTTCAGGCCGGAAGTGATCTTGCGTTTCGGGGCAATGCCTGTTTCTAAACCCTTATTGTTATTCATGAAAAACCAAAAACAGGCAATCACTTTGGTCGTCGATGGCGGAGCAGGCTGGCGTGAACCTGCCGGATTGGCAACGAATATGATTTACTGCGAAGAGAAAGATTTTTGTTTGAAAATTGCTGATAAAATTATTTCTTCCCCTGATGATGATTGGCTTCGTTTATGGCAGACCGTCAACGGAGCGACGAAGGATGCCCTGGCCTCCGTCAGGGATGAATCGGAGTTAAGTGAAGGCAAGCTGTTTGCCCTGCTTACTGATATGATGCCATTGGAATCGACGCTGTTTGTCGGGAATAGCATGCCTATACGTGATTTGGATACTTTCTTTTTGAATAATGGAAAAGGAATCAAAACCATGGCAAATCGAGGTGCGAACGGGATCGATGGTGTCGTTTCCACTGCTCTTGGCGTAAGTACGGTATCAAAAAATACAGTGCTGGCAATCGGGGATTTAAGCTTTTTCCATGATATGAATGGCTTGCTTGCGGCAAAACTTCAAAAACAAAATATCACGATATTGCTGGTTAATAATGATGGCGGCGGCATATTCTCCTTCTTGCCGCAGGCGAATGAGAGGGAACATTTCGAAACGCTATTCGGCACGCCTCATGGGCTTGATTTTTCCCATACTTCACAGCTTTATGGCGGTAAATACAGCAAGGTCCAAAGTTGGGATGAGTTTGAGAAGGTATTTACGGAGTCATTTGAAATTCAAGGTCTGAAAATCATCGAAGTACCGACAGAAAGAGAGTCCAATCTACAAAAGCATCGAAATTTGTGGAGCTTTGTTTCCCAGGAAATAAAAATGGT
- a CDS encoding 1,4-dihydroxy-2-naphthoate polyprenyltransferase: MQTEYDGLPLKRTWKIWWELIRPHTLTAAFVPVLLGTVIALLEDGVNWLLFAAMMIASILIQAATNLFNEYYDFKRGLDTEESVGIGGGIVRHGMTPKLIMNLALGMYAIALIIGIYICAASSWWLAAVGLVCMLVGYLYTGGPLPISYTPFGELFSGLFMGFLIILIAYFIQTGDVSSTAILIAIPSGILVGLINLSNNLRDHDGDKAHGRKTMPVVMGRKNALTFMAIMFAFSYLWLVGLVLTGSVTAWILLAFLSIPKALAAIKGFVGKTQPITMVPAMKATAQTNTFFGLLMAIGLFISYLI, from the coding sequence ATGCAAACAGAATACGACGGACTTCCCCTTAAACGGACCTGGAAAATTTGGTGGGAGTTAATTCGTCCACATACACTAACCGCAGCTTTTGTCCCAGTCTTGCTTGGAACTGTTATTGCACTTTTGGAAGATGGAGTGAATTGGTTATTATTCGCTGCCATGATGATTGCAAGTATCCTGATTCAAGCTGCAACCAATTTATTCAATGAATACTATGATTTCAAGAGAGGTTTGGATACAGAGGAATCCGTAGGCATCGGCGGCGGGATCGTCCGTCATGGGATGACCCCCAAACTAATCATGAACTTGGCCCTTGGCATGTATGCCATCGCCTTGATAATTGGAATCTATATCTGTGCCGCATCATCTTGGTGGCTTGCTGCAGTAGGACTCGTTTGCATGCTTGTCGGCTATCTTTATACAGGCGGCCCCCTGCCCATTTCATATACACCATTCGGGGAACTTTTTTCTGGATTGTTCATGGGCTTTTTGATAATCCTGATCGCCTATTTCATTCAAACCGGTGATGTTTCTTCAACAGCCATCTTAATTGCCATTCCAAGTGGAATATTGGTCGGGTTGATCAACTTATCCAATAACCTACGTGACCATGACGGAGATAAGGCACATGGCCGCAAAACGATGCCAGTAGTCATGGGTCGGAAAAACGCCCTGACATTCATGGCAATCATGTTCGCCTTCTCTTACCTATGGCTAGTTGGGCTAGTCCTTACCGGAAGCGTAACGGCGTGGATCCTCCTTGCCTTCCTAAGCATCCCGAAAGCCCTGGCCGCAATCAAAGGCTTCGTAGGTAAAACGCAGCCGATCACGATGGTGCCAGCAATGAAAGCCACGGCCCAAACGAACACATTCTTTGGCTTACTCATGGCCATTGGATTATTCATCAGCTATCTTATATAA
- a CDS encoding isochorismate synthase: protein MAISEETEQFQGLASAIQKAKDLNDQVLFSHIKKVNCNNPLSFYQAGRERYAGERFFWEDPAKEITITGLGNVKKLKAASNAERYREVEKSWIKLQNTAVKTGVIDVEATGPLLFGGFSFDYETDSTLLWNQFGDNLFYIPAFMLSIVGKQAYLTTNLLCSPDDSEKLFIDMINEREAFLLESLDGNGSAANSLVMQREVEPEEWKRTVEGAVQEIKTTDLDKIVLARELRLVFERSIDSGKVLEQLIAEQPLSYIFSLEAGGDCFVGATPERLIKKQGNEVFSTCLAGSMGRGKDEQEDVCLGEELLHDQKNLQEHQYVVSMISNAFDSVCEKVMVPGQPTLMKNRHIQHLYTPVRGISKEGVTIFEFVENLHPTPAMGGLPKEKAVVRIREMEGLERGFYAGPLGWVDTYGNGEFAVGIRSALLQNNEASLFAGCGVVEDSTPESEFRETGIKFNPMLSALGGNLNE, encoded by the coding sequence TTGGCTATCTCAGAGGAAACTGAACAGTTTCAGGGACTGGCTTCAGCTATACAAAAGGCGAAGGACTTGAATGATCAAGTTCTATTCAGTCATATTAAGAAAGTTAATTGCAACAACCCCCTTTCATTTTATCAAGCTGGAAGAGAACGGTACGCGGGTGAACGCTTTTTCTGGGAGGACCCTGCAAAGGAAATAACCATCACCGGTTTAGGCAATGTTAAGAAACTCAAAGCGGCATCGAATGCCGAACGTTATAGAGAAGTCGAAAAGAGCTGGATCAAATTGCAGAATACTGCTGTCAAAACAGGAGTGATCGATGTGGAAGCGACAGGTCCCTTACTGTTTGGAGGCTTTTCTTTTGATTATGAAACGGACAGTACGCTCCTGTGGAACCAGTTCGGGGACAACCTGTTTTATATACCTGCCTTCATGCTGTCAATAGTGGGGAAACAAGCTTACTTAACGACAAACTTACTTTGTTCGCCTGATGATTCAGAAAAACTCTTCATAGATATGATAAATGAACGGGAAGCTTTTCTTTTAGAAAGCTTGGATGGCAATGGATCGGCTGCAAATTCCCTGGTTATGCAGAGGGAAGTCGAACCTGAGGAATGGAAGCGGACGGTCGAAGGGGCTGTTCAGGAAATCAAGACGACAGATCTCGACAAGATCGTTTTGGCAAGGGAGCTTCGACTTGTTTTTGAACGTTCCATCGATTCAGGGAAAGTGCTTGAACAATTGATTGCAGAGCAGCCTTTAAGCTATATTTTCAGTTTGGAGGCTGGCGGTGACTGTTTTGTAGGTGCCACCCCTGAACGTTTAATTAAGAAACAGGGAAATGAAGTTTTTTCAACCTGTCTTGCCGGATCGATGGGACGAGGGAAAGATGAGCAGGAAGATGTTTGTCTTGGTGAAGAATTGCTTCATGACCAAAAGAATTTACAAGAGCATCAATATGTCGTGTCGATGATATCCAATGCTTTTGATTCTGTATGCGAAAAGGTGATGGTTCCGGGCCAACCGACACTTATGAAAAACCGTCATATCCAGCATTTGTACACACCTGTCCGCGGTATATCCAAGGAAGGTGTCACGATTTTTGAATTCGTCGAGAACCTCCATCCAACACCTGCCATGGGCGGACTTCCAAAAGAAAAGGCTGTTGTCCGGATTCGGGAAATGGAAGGTCTTGAACGAGGCTTTTATGCGGGTCCTTTAGGTTGGGTGGATACGTATGGAAACGGGGAATTCGCTGTAGGGATACGTTCTGCCCTATTACAGAACAATGAGGCATCCCTCTTTGCCGGATGCGGGGTAGTCGAAGATTCGACTCCCGAAAGTGAATTCAGGGAAACAGGGATTAAATTCAATCCGATGTTAAGTGCTTTAGGAGGAAATCTTAATGAATGA
- a CDS encoding TraR/DksA C4-type zinc finger protein, whose product MATKQQTQKFKKELLQEKNELSNRIQNDEQSVLDKSQTESVGELSSYDNHPADLGTELFEMERNQALDEHAQSEMEKIDEALKAMEEGSYGHCKTCNREIPIERLEAIPSTLHCVEHAPERPLSQDRPVEEDILIPSKGDHFENRHGIEMVDKEDSFGEVAKFGTSETPSDYTGDHDNYNDLYKTEDETNGFPEDYEGYAANDIEGKNRVNITNKKQKEFEDTLEEENIESNLGDIPYKQKDSYINEKK is encoded by the coding sequence ATGGCAACGAAACAACAAACGCAAAAATTCAAAAAAGAACTGCTCCAGGAAAAGAATGAGCTAAGTAATAGAATTCAAAATGATGAACAATCCGTTCTGGATAAAAGCCAGACCGAATCCGTAGGGGAATTATCATCCTATGATAATCATCCCGCTGACCTAGGAACCGAATTATTCGAGATGGAACGGAATCAAGCACTCGATGAGCACGCACAATCCGAAATGGAGAAGATCGATGAAGCTTTAAAAGCCATGGAAGAAGGTTCGTATGGCCATTGTAAAACCTGCAATAGGGAAATCCCCATCGAGAGGCTTGAAGCGATCCCAAGTACCCTCCACTGTGTCGAGCACGCCCCAGAACGGCCACTTTCACAGGACCGGCCTGTGGAAGAGGATATACTGATTCCTTCCAAGGGTGATCATTTTGAAAATCGTCATGGAATCGAAATGGTGGATAAAGAAGATAGCTTTGGTGAAGTTGCCAAATTCGGTACATCCGAAACACCATCCGATTACACAGGCGATCATGACAATTATAATGATCTTTATAAAACCGAGGATGAAACGAACGGGTTTCCTGAAGACTATGAAGGATATGCCGCAAATGATATCGAAGGAAAAAATAGAGTGAATATAACGAACAAGAAGCAAAAGGAATTTGAAGATACACTGGAGGAAGAAAATATAGAATCAAATCTTGGAGACATTCCCTATAAACAAAAAGATAGTTATATCAATGAAAAGAAATGA